Proteins from one Thaumasiovibrio subtropicus genomic window:
- a CDS encoding PLP-dependent cysteine synthase family protein: MSWVNNAIQKIEADFQRSADTHLVALDLPFLEGIDLYLKDESTHPTGSLKHRLARSLFLYGLCNGWIKEGTPIIEASSGSTAVSEAYFAKLLQLPFIAVLPRGTAQKKIEQIAFYGGKVHFVESACEMDSVARQLAEEKHGHFMDQFTYAERATDWRGNNNIANSIFAQMSKERFPIPSWIVMGAGTGGTSATIGRYIRYQQQTTKLHVVDTEHSVFYPYYQSGDKTLALKKGSRIEGIGRPRVEPSFIASVVDDMSIVPDAASVATIHWLEGILGRKVGPSTGTNLWQALHLAMQMKARGEQGSIVTLICDNGDRYLDTYYDNKWVQTHIGDMAPYLDTLLTMSHAV; this comes from the coding sequence ATGTCTTGGGTTAACAACGCTATTCAAAAAATCGAAGCCGATTTTCAACGATCTGCAGACACGCACTTAGTGGCACTCGATCTCCCTTTTCTCGAAGGCATTGACCTTTATCTTAAAGATGAAAGTACTCACCCCACGGGTAGCCTTAAACATCGTTTAGCACGCTCTTTGTTCCTGTATGGACTCTGTAATGGGTGGATCAAAGAGGGAACACCTATCATTGAAGCCTCTTCTGGCTCAACCGCCGTCAGTGAGGCGTATTTCGCTAAACTTCTTCAACTTCCCTTCATTGCCGTCCTTCCAAGAGGCACTGCACAAAAGAAGATAGAGCAGATCGCGTTTTATGGTGGCAAAGTCCATTTTGTTGAAAGCGCTTGCGAGATGGACAGCGTTGCTCGCCAATTAGCGGAAGAGAAACATGGTCACTTTATGGATCAGTTCACTTACGCAGAGCGGGCGACGGATTGGCGCGGTAACAACAATATCGCCAACAGCATCTTTGCGCAGATGTCGAAAGAACGTTTCCCAATTCCGAGTTGGATAGTGATGGGGGCTGGCACAGGGGGCACTTCAGCAACCATTGGCCGCTATATTCGTTATCAACAGCAAACGACTAAACTCCATGTCGTGGACACCGAGCATTCGGTTTTCTACCCCTATTACCAAAGCGGAGACAAAACACTTGCGCTTAAAAAAGGCAGTCGCATCGAAGGCATAGGTCGTCCTCGCGTCGAACCCAGTTTTATCGCCTCCGTTGTCGATGACATGTCTATTGTGCCAGACGCGGCAAGCGTAGCGACCATCCATTGGCTAGAGGGTATACTGGGACGAAAAGTCGGCCCTTCAACGGGTACGAATCTTTGGCAAGCGTTACACCTTGCAATGCAAATGAAAGCGCGAGGCGAGCAAGGTTCGATTGTCACGCTCATCTGTGACAACGGTGACCGTTATTTAGATACCTACTATGATAACAAGTGGGTACAGACACATATTGGCGATATGGCACCTTATCTCGACACCTTATTAACAATGTCACACGCCGTTTGA
- a CDS encoding Lrp/AsnC family transcriptional regulator — protein sequence MSLDSIDRRILTLLQEDATLSLAVISEQVNLSQSPCWKRIKRLEEAGVIRSKVALLDAEKLGVAFTAYVQITTSDHSEEWYLNFCRTVSEFKEVMEFYRMAGEYDYLLKVQVSDMKDFDRFYKRLVNSVCGLNNVTSTFAMEAIKYTTAISV from the coding sequence ATTTCTTTGGATTCAATAGATAGAAGAATTCTTACTCTTTTGCAGGAAGATGCGACGCTGTCGCTAGCGGTGATTTCAGAGCAAGTTAATTTGAGTCAAAGTCCTTGTTGGAAACGGATTAAGCGCCTTGAAGAGGCTGGCGTTATTCGTTCTAAGGTTGCATTGCTTGATGCGGAAAAGCTCGGCGTCGCCTTTACCGCATATGTTCAGATAACGACGTCTGATCACAGCGAAGAATGGTATCTGAATTTTTGTCGAACGGTATCTGAATTCAAGGAAGTGATGGAGTTCTATCGCATGGCGGGAGAATATGACTATTTGCTTAAGGTCCAAGTGAGCGATATGAAAGACTTCGACCGCTTCTATAAGCGTCTTGTGAACTCGGTATGTGGTTTGAATAATGTGACCTCCACCTTTGCGATGGAGGCGATTAAATACACGACTGCAATCAGTGTCTAA
- the tesB gene encoding acyl-CoA thioesterase II: MSKELDELLNLLKLERIEQGLYRGQSENLGLPQVYGGQVIGQALSAAKETVDPSRFVHSFHSYFLLPGDPEKPIIYDVETLRDGKSFSTRRIKAIQNGKPIFFLTASYQQDELGFSHQTSMPKIPGPENFHSEQELASAIADKLPRKIRETFTNEKPVEVRPVNIVNPLAPQVAEPKQYLWFKANGEMPDDRLVHQYLMAYASDWGFLVTALHPHEVSLFTPGMQVATIDHSMWFHRPFKMDEWLLFAIESPSSSGARGFVRGEIFNQRGELVASATQEGLMRLNESTDR, translated from the coding sequence ATGAGTAAAGAACTGGATGAACTTCTCAATTTACTTAAATTAGAGCGAATCGAACAAGGTTTATACCGAGGACAAAGCGAAAACCTAGGCCTCCCCCAAGTTTATGGTGGGCAAGTTATTGGACAAGCCCTGTCCGCAGCGAAAGAGACAGTCGATCCCTCTCGGTTTGTTCATTCCTTTCACAGCTATTTTTTACTGCCCGGCGATCCTGAAAAGCCGATTATCTACGATGTTGAGACATTGAGAGATGGAAAAAGTTTCAGTACTCGACGAATAAAAGCCATTCAAAATGGGAAGCCGATCTTCTTTTTAACTGCTTCCTATCAGCAAGACGAGTTAGGTTTTAGTCATCAGACGTCGATGCCAAAGATACCGGGCCCAGAAAACTTTCACAGTGAACAAGAACTCGCGAGTGCCATTGCGGATAAACTACCTCGGAAAATTCGTGAAACATTCACCAATGAAAAGCCCGTCGAGGTGAGGCCGGTTAACATCGTCAATCCACTCGCCCCACAAGTTGCGGAGCCAAAGCAATACTTATGGTTTAAAGCAAACGGTGAGATGCCTGATGATCGATTGGTACATCAATATCTCATGGCTTACGCATCCGATTGGGGTTTTTTAGTCACCGCATTGCATCCTCATGAAGTTTCTCTGTTTACACCCGGTATGCAGGTTGCCACGATTGACCATTCAATGTGGTTCCACCGCCCTTTCAAGATGGATGAGTGGTTGTTGTTTGCTATCGAAAGCCCATCGTCGAGCGGCGCAAGAGGTTTTGTACGCGGCGAGATTTTTAACCAGAGAGGCGAGTTAGTTGCCTCCGCGACCCAAGAAGGGCTAATGCGACTCAATGAAAGTACCGATCGCTAA
- a CDS encoding YbaY family lipoprotein — protein sequence MKRVLTLTVGLIAALIITACTSYAITESQRGQVTGTVNYRERVLLPDDAVITVTLEDVSKMDVKSTTISQHRFLSRGDQVPLEFALQFDREAINERHRYSVSARIEQNGELLFITDTHNGVLTDSNKTRELELWLIKVN from the coding sequence ATGAAAAGGGTGCTGACCTTAACAGTAGGATTGATCGCCGCGTTGATCATCACTGCTTGTACTTCCTATGCCATAACGGAAAGTCAGCGAGGGCAAGTAACTGGAACGGTTAATTATCGTGAGCGCGTGTTGTTGCCTGATGATGCCGTTATTACTGTCACATTAGAAGATGTGTCTAAAATGGATGTAAAATCGACAACCATTAGCCAGCATCGTTTCCTTTCGCGTGGTGACCAAGTGCCACTCGAGTTCGCATTACAGTTTGATCGTGAAGCGATTAACGAGCGTCATCGTTATTCTGTTAGCGCAAGGATTGAGCAAAATGGCGAATTACTCTTTATTACCGATACCCACAATGGCGTATTAACAGACAGTAATAAAACAAGAGAACTCGAACTTTGGTTAATTAAGGTCAATTAA
- a CDS encoding MGMT family protein gives MNEFEQQIYAAVYQIPSGSVATYGDIAKLAGYPGYARHVGKVLSSLPKDTQLPWFRIINSQGRISLKGTSLERQMARLREEGILVEPNGKISLKKYRWRELIDLN, from the coding sequence ATGAACGAATTTGAACAACAAATCTATGCTGCTGTGTATCAAATTCCCTCTGGCTCAGTCGCGACTTATGGTGACATTGCCAAACTGGCGGGCTATCCCGGATACGCGCGTCATGTCGGTAAGGTGTTGAGCAGCTTACCCAAAGACACACAGTTACCTTGGTTTAGGATCATCAATAGTCAAGGGCGTATTTCATTGAAAGGCACAAGCTTAGAAAGGCAAATGGCTCGACTTAGAGAGGAGGGTATTCTTGTCGAGCCCAATGGGAAAATATCGTTAAAAAAGTATCGATGGCGTGAATTAATTGACCTTAATTAA
- a CDS encoding EamA family transporter, translating to MVLLQRLPEPLKGAPILGYSVLLGTLLILPFYLWETASGKVIPLNTQSVSTVIYTGVFASALAFLCWNRAVSILGAPFAGQFMHCIPIFTLLMATWILNEELERQHWVGIGIIIASLGLNHIAVKKRSGSSREK from the coding sequence TTGGTATTACTCCAGCGATTACCTGAACCACTCAAAGGCGCCCCCATATTGGGTTACTCCGTTCTATTAGGCACGCTATTGATTTTGCCTTTTTATCTTTGGGAGACAGCGAGCGGGAAAGTGATACCTTTAAACACGCAAAGTGTGAGTACCGTCATCTACACGGGCGTTTTTGCTTCAGCGCTAGCATTTTTGTGCTGGAATCGAGCCGTTTCCATCCTAGGCGCACCGTTCGCGGGTCAGTTCATGCATTGTATCCCCATCTTCACTCTACTCATGGCGACGTGGATACTGAATGAAGAACTCGAACGACAACACTGGGTAGGCATCGGGATAATCATCGCCAGCCTGGGACTCAATCACATCGCGGTAAAGAAAAGAAGCGGTAGTAGCAGAGAGAAATAA